The Saprospiraceae bacterium genome includes a window with the following:
- a CDS encoding sigma-70 family RNA polymerase sigma factor has translation MISNQIIEGCKLGDRKCQNSLVHEVAPRLLAVCRRYCSDNDKAQDALQETFINIFRYLNTYTGSGSFDGWIRRIAVTCSIAVQKKSGPIFFSNYETEDISQESNIPDAYSDMGVEEIMKLLDKLPKSLNIVFNLYVIEGYSHKEIGEMLEITDSTSRANLTKARAKLIEMIKKEDEVVKSFYPKAAIF, from the coding sequence TGGGAGATCGAAAATGCCAAAATAGCCTGGTGCATGAAGTTGCGCCTAGGCTTTTGGCTGTTTGCAGAAGGTATTGTTCTGATAATGACAAAGCACAGGATGCATTGCAGGAAACATTTATAAATATTTTCAGATATCTGAATACTTACACCGGCAGCGGGTCATTTGACGGATGGATCAGGAGAATAGCGGTGACTTGCAGTATTGCAGTTCAAAAAAAATCAGGACCTATTTTTTTCAGTAATTATGAAACAGAAGACATAAGTCAAGAGTCCAATATTCCGGATGCTTACAGTGATATGGGAGTAGAAGAGATAATGAAATTGTTGGACAAATTACCGAAAAGCCTTAATATTGTATTTAATCTGTACGTAATTGAAGGATACAGTCATAAGGAGATAGGTGAAATGCTTGAAATAACAGACAGTACATCAAGGGCAAATCTTACTAAAGCCAGAGCTAAACTGATAGAAATGATCAAAAAAGAAGATGAAGTTGTAAAATCATTTTATCCAAAAGCAGCAATATTTTAA